In Aedes albopictus strain Foshan chromosome 3, AalbF5, whole genome shotgun sequence, the following are encoded in one genomic region:
- the LOC109433394 gene encoding ejaculatory bulb-specific protein 3-like, with translation MKVVILFALIALAVAQDSYPTKYDNIDVDEILSSDRLFKNYFNCLMDAGPCTPEGNELKKYLPDAIATGCSKCNEKQREVTAKVAKFLIEQRPNEWNSLRGKYDPDNTFAEKYKDEAAKFGIKL, from the coding sequence ATGAAGGTCGTCATTCTATTTGCTCTGATTGCCCTTGCCGTCGCTCAGGATAGCTATCCCACCAAGTACGACAACATCGATGTGGATGAAATTCTCAGCTCGGATCGTCTTTTCAAGAACTACTTCAACTGCCTGATGGACGCCGGACCATGCACTCCGGAAGGAAACGAGCTGAAGAAGTATCTGCCGGATGCCATTGCCACTGGATGTTCCAAGTGTAACGAGAAGCAACGTGAGGTGACGGCCAAGGTGGCCAAGTTCCTGATTGAACAGCGTCCGAATGAGTGGAATTCTCTGCGAGGGAAGTACGATCCAGATAACACTTTTGCCGAGAAGTACAAGGATGAGGCGGCTAAGTTCGGAATCAAGCTGTAA